One Carya illinoinensis cultivar Pawnee chromosome 5, C.illinoinensisPawnee_v1, whole genome shotgun sequence genomic window, caattggcTCGGTAATTATtggctataaaatatttatttgctatCCTTGTGTTGTTGCATGCATGGAATTTTGTGTTGGTATAGTATTGCATGCTGATAGACATGATTTTCTTCCAtctatcaatttttaattagatcatgtaattatttaacttcaataatttcaatttcttacaatttttttaatttctcctcCAAGGCAATTGATCTCAATCCCTCTCTCTTTGTCTCATACGTGGagtgataatatttcatatgtgTCCACTACTCAATAGTTAACCCAAAACCACATGGTGCGAATCTTggatatatttgttttatattatatcgaaGGGAATGCTGATGTGACATGCATGCAATTGGCTCGATAATTATtggctataaaatatttatttgctatCCTTGTGCTGTTGCATGCATGGACGTTTGTGCTGGTTCAGTATTGCATGCATGGTACGAATCTTGgagatatttgttttatattatatcaaaggAAATGCTGAtgtaacatgcatgcaattggcTCGATAATTATtggctataaaatatttatttgctatCCTTGTGTTGTTGCATGCATGGACGTTTGTGCTGGTATAGTATTGCATACTGATAGACATGATTTTCTTCCAtctatcaatttttaattagatcatgtaattatttaacttcaataatttcaaatccttacaatttttttaatttctcctcCAAGGCAATTGATCTCGATCCCTCTCTCTGTCTCATATGTGgagtgataatattttatatgtgtCCACTAATCAATAGTTAACCCAAAACCACATGGTACGAATCTTGgagatatttgttttatattatatcgaaGGGAATGCTGATGTGACATGTATGCAATTGGCTCGATAATTATtggctataaaatatttatttgctattCTTGTGCTGTTGCACGCATGGACGTTTGTGCTGGTACAATATTGCATGCGGTGGGGGCGCATGCATAAGATTTTTGGAATGcatgtttttcattttcattgtggcaaacataatttttgagatttccatttttttgttgtttaatgTCATGAGGGCAAGAACTTGAACCCATTTGAGTCGatcgacattaaaaaaaaatactgagaAATCATTAATAAATCTTCCATTCACACAAGATATATCACTTTGTTATTGATGGGGTCAATTCTATGATGCCATACGTCCCTGTCACGTTACTAAAGCAAATTCATCGATCCCCGCACCACTGTCAGTTGAAATCAAGGCCCTGCACGTCTCTACACGCTACTGTTTAGGTCTCGTTAACTtttacgattaaaataaaaattaaaaaaattaaaaaaattttattgtcaaaaattttataaaaataaatacatattttaatttattaattttcattttaaaaaatctcaaattttttctcaaattttcatttcaaaaaatttaaaatttcttctCAAATAAGTTTCTTTTCCCATTAGGCAAGGCAACTTTgaatatacaatattaatttccgtaaaaaaagaaaaaagaaagacgaAGCATGCAGCTCTTAAAGATTGAGAGATAAGTCAAGCTTCTTCATCTCCTCTTGATTAGTCCTGTAAAGAGCAGCACTATCTGCAGACCAAAATCCACTAAATTCATCATCACGGGCTGGAGAACCATTCATCATTCTTAGCAATCCAAATCTACCAACGCTGCCCCGCAAAAGCGATCCTACTGCTATGTGAAAATTCCCAACTGCTGGTTGTTGGTCAATGAGGGGTCTTGACCAGCCCTGAGGTTCCCAGAACCCAACCGAAGATGATTTGTGAGTAAGCTTTTGGATCATAGAATGCGCCTGAACTCCGAGCGATCTGTTAATATTGTAATTAGCAccatgaagaggaagagaagccATGCTTGGGTAGTGCCGGTGCCGGTGCTAGTGGAGGGAGTGCTCAAAAGCTTCTGCGGAGGCCAATATGTGTGCTGCTATCTTTTGTCCTCTTTTTGCTAGGTCCTCTCTCTTTTTGCAGGTGAGTAATCTTCTGGGTAGTAAAAAGTTTGGATTTTTCGGTGGGGTGGAATGGATCTTGAGGCTTTGGCAGAGAGCTGGGTTCGTgagcttcagagagagagagagagagaggtttagcaagaaaaaagtagaaagaaaaaagtaactatgcaataaatagaaaaaatcaaATGTGTGAATTTACTGCTCATTTATGTAGCAGCAGAATAGacgcttattattatagagagatATTTATTGCAAGCTTTACATGATAATCTTCAGACCTTGCCGGCTCCTATTTAATTATAGATTGTCTGCGGCCTTACgataaataaacatatatttctAAAGCAAGTGATCATGCAGTACCATGATATTGTTTCTTGAGTGTGTATTTTTTTCCCATCAcgcaataatatctacaaatttgtggaaaaaaaaaaaaaaccacaattgAGGAggttctttttctctcttgatCAACGtaaaacaaatttattttagtagtgAAAACTGCTGTTGCGCGAccttcatttttaatttatttgatcatttaTATATGAACATATTCATCATTGGTACGATGCATTTTAAAGCTATGTTTAGAATCCAAACTCACCTCAATCcatctcaaataaattaatattgatggGATATActacttttaatttttcaactttttataaaaaaagttaaacccatctgatcaacttattttatatatttaaatgcatatcttaacttatttactttcaaatacattttaatagaatctacaaaatattactattcacatatcaatttaaattatcttAACGTTCAAATGCAGTTTAAGTGATTTTCTGTAAAGATATTTAACATGGGAAACTACTTACATTATATTGATCAGTCATTGACtactagcattactcttttcagATTGTCTGCTTCTCTCTCTTCAAAGCCTAATGTGATTTTCCACGTCCTAAGCCATAAGCAAGCATCTTCTTTAGGATATATGGAAGACATTGTCCTTGACGTCgtttgaataaataaatgaatcgCGAAATGTTCCCAAGATTTGATAATATTCTTATATatggaatattaatttttcattttagagGTCTTCATGTCTAATTAGAAAGAAATCGATCAAGCCGTGGCTTTAGGGGAAAAAAACGTAGATTTATAAGGAAATTAAAACAATGGAAGCAACATGatcagataaaataagatgaacgGACTAAATGGATCGACTAATTGGCATCTACCCACGTACGGTTTGGATATTCCTTACCATAAATAAGGAGGGAGACTTTTatagaaggaaaaatatagttgtaagtacaATTGTACACTAATCTATGCAtcaatatgattggtcaaaaagtagatttgattgaaaataatgttaatttaaattttaaatatgaataaattagtattggtatacagattagtgcgcaactatacttgtatgtagcaaaactctttataaaattaagagGTCATAACTATTAATTGACTGCATgcataaacacacacacacaaatatatatatatatatattaaaaaatctacACAGTAGCCTCACACTTTTTTACACTattgaaaaatatgaatttattattttaccatcttttattttatattggtGTGTTGAATGTGGGACTGCTGTGTAACAGttctctatatttatataaagcaaCACCGGACATGATGACAAAGCTAGCTTGGTAGCCAGCGCATGCACGAGTAACCAGGTGCTAGCTACATGACAGAAATTACAACATTTCGGAATCGTAAACACATCAGGCCGTTCAGCTAGCAGATCGAGATAAACCGAACAGCACCTAGCTCGCAATTAATTAGTTGATCATCAGAGTGcgttttagaattttaacatGCAGCAGCTAGCACTGATCTAAACGTCAAAAATGCCCAGAGGTTGTTGAAGAACTCTTAGATAGGGACGCTGATTGACATAGTTGCCTGGGGGGTCATAATTGCAACTGATAATGGTGCCCCCGTTGTTGCATCGCACTTTAGCACACCCCAAGCGCACGGAGTTTCTCCAAACCACCTGAGTGTAGTGGCGGCACTCCCCACCGACACAGGAGTTGGAGTTGTAATCATACTTTGGCTTCTCTGCCACCCACATGTTCACAGCAGCTGTGCCCGAAAGGTCAGCACTGCCCCATGCAAGGTTCTCGCCATAAGGCCCTCCCGAATGCACAAGCTTGCAGCTGCCTTTGAGTTTGTTAACGTAGTTCTGCGCATAAGAAGCTACTTTCGCATCCCATCTCATTGGCCCGACACCAACGCGTGCACGAGCCGCTTTGTGAGCATTGAGGTAGTTTTGTGGGGAGTTCTGGGCAAGGGAGACATGGAATATGGCCAAGCTTACGACACAAACAATTGCTAGAGAAAGCCTGAACACCATCATATTGGTTTCCGTTATTACAcgcacaaaacaaaacaaaatcttaGACAATAATTGATGGATTAAAGAAGGCCATGGATGCAGggtatatatacattatacagagcgtgagggagagagagaaagtggaAGATTATCTGAACAAGTCTATAAAGGCTGCATGATTGTTGAagagcattaaaaaaaatgtagccTCCAGAAACGTGCATGGCCCTTGGGCATAAATCTAATAGCCATCGCCCTCGGGTAGCTTAAAGATAAGATTGTTTAGTGGCACCAGTTTGATCAAATTGGACTTTCCTTGTGTAAAATTATAAAGGCACCTTGTTTTACATAAATAACGTATACAAGACAAAGTCTATAAAGTCTGTGCGCCCTTTAATCTTTATCTCAATCATTTTGGAAGATAAGTACTCCATGGTAGGCTAGGCAGTACTGCTTTATTTTAGAAAGGAACAAGTTGCCATCTCGAACTTGTCTTGTTTTTTCTCGCTCTATGTGCTGCCTTTCCGATTCCAAAGTtgtaatgttattttattttattttctgagattctaaattatttataatcattgCTTAATCAGTAATGTTTTATACCTTTAATTACCGGTATTACCTAACGCCACGGTTAAAAAGGTGATCATCTGCGTGATCATGGATGCACGATGTATGACGGGCTGGCCCGTGGAGATCTTAGGGCTTTTCTACGAGAACCACATCTCCCAATGGAATGCTTAAGAGGCCCAAAAATCAAAGCTCAAAGTGAGCTATGTATATGTATTTgagtacaaaaattttatgtgtagacATTTTTGTGgattcttttgtgcactccagtgatatgattggttgtgtattaaaaaaaaattaatccagccaatcatattaatagagtgtgcaaggagtacacaaaaatgactgtatgtaccATTACTCATTTGAGTACCCATGGCCGTAGCTGATTGTCGAGATCAAACAAGATGCTCGAACgaataaattaatgaataatGATGCCATTAGATTATTCCAGCCTTCTCCGGCTGCAAATAAATGAATATTCCATAATCACAAAAAGCTAAGTTCAATCCTCTATCTCGCGCGATAAGTATCAAGGAACAACATAAATATTAACATGATTGAGATTattaatcattattttatatatacctCCTTTTGTCCCATCAAAAGGCACATAGGAAGAACAATAACTACCATCCACATTATAATTTTACTAGACAAATTACACCCCTCATAGGCTTCATGACCAATATTTAAAATGGGCGTTCACCATCGTAATTACCGATAGGATCGTAGTTGCAAGTCATAAAGATCCCCCCATCCTTATAACAATTGACCCTGGCACACCCAATACTCTTGGTGTTGCGCCAGACAACCTGGGTGTAGTGCAGGCACTCACCACCCTTGCACGAGTTGGACTTGACGTCGTAGAATTGTTTCTCATCAACCCACATCTTCACAGCCTCGACTGCGCTGAAGGTACCCCAGCCTTGAGCGATATTCTCCCCATAGGGTCCATTGGAATGCTCCAAGTTGCAATCCCTCCTCTTGTTAGCATAATTCTTGGCATAGACTTGCAGCGTGTGGTTCCATGTTAGAGGAGCAACACCGACTTCGGCACGAGCAGCATTTTGGCCGTCGAGAAAGTCTCGGTAGGAATTTTGTGCTAGGGAGGCCTGAACTAGGGTGAACCCTATGAAGCATATTGCTTGAAAAAGCTTGCCAAACCCCATTTTAGAAGACTTGTCAGGTTTATAGATTTGTGGTGGCTGTTGGGAAAAATGGGGCATATGATCTCGGTTTTTATAAGCCACTTTGATCTGCATGATTAGGTGTACATACTATATATAGCTAGTGAATATTAGTGGTGTCTCCCAATTTCTCTCCGTTATAATCTCAACTTAATTATAAGTAATATTTAGGTAGAACGAACGTTATTATTCCTGgccttatatatttatatatgatctaATTATATACATGGGGCAGTGATACTCTTACCTCTTATGTCTTCATgaattgataatatatatattttcgcCCTCACGCTTTAAACGAATTTCACCCCTTTTATTGAAAATGAAGGGAGGGCAATCTTTTGTCACCTGTCTAATAACTCCTAATTtctaaagaaagaaatagtCGGGTACGTAGACTTTTCGTActatatattgttattattataattaagtgatatatttttataactattttgtCAATGAGGTCGTGATGGTAGAAATTGTAAGAAAAAGCTGTAATGAATAAAAAGATCTATAGGATCTTTTACCTCCGGTCATCTGTGCTTGATAACTGGAAAACTTCAAATCTACAAAAGAGACTAGAGATTTTGCAGGGAAGGGACTTCTAGTCTTTTGTCTTAAAACTTTTTTGGGTGAGTCTAATGGAAAACACAAGCCCCTTTatataggcaagactagggaccctcatttattactcctacaacctttaggctaccctcattattccatccatcacaaaatagcaagggttaccactttatttatgaagggcaattacctatacttgatagatgaagtgtatcatcttagatgaagtgaaccactttagggaagacaaaagttttctaggaaaaccaaaagtctaacattctcccacttggttcACTTAATAGGTAAAACTGAAATGGCCAAAATAATGCCCTTAATTCTGTTAAGGTATCCTATATACGAACCATGGTGGTATTGCTCTTTATAGTGAACATTTCCCTTCCATGTGTCACAATACATAGTATcccttaaaaaatactttatgaaCAACTATTAAAAGTCATTCGGGTCCAACTTAATCACCCAATGGATATGACGAATTCTTTACTTTATGCGCAAAACTAAAACTGAATTCAACTTTATTCTATATAGTAACATGAGAGATTACACTTTAGTTAGGCCCATACGATCCACATGACCTTGAAACTGTTTTACCGGTAAACCTTTGGTCATTGGATCAGCTAACATCAAGTCTGTATTGGTGTGCTCAATATACACCACATTATATTTGATGCTCTCTCTCACACTTAAATACTTTATGTCAATATGCTTGCTTCTGCTTCCGCTCTTATTGTTCTTTGAGAAGAACACTGCAGCGGTATTATCACAAAGAATCTTTATTGGTCTTTGAATGGAATCGACAATTTTAAGaccagaaataaaattcttcaaCCATATGGCTTGTGTCGTTGCTTCATAGCACACAATGAATTTTGCCTCCATAGTAGACGTAGCAACTATAGATTGCTTCGTACTCTTCCAAGATATAGCTCATTCAGCAAGAAGAAAGATATATCCAGAAGTAGACTTTCTGGTGTCTACACAACCGGCAAAATCCGAATCTGAATAGCCAACCACTTGTAAATTTTCTGTATGCCTGTAGGTTAGCATGTAATTCTTGGTTCCTTGCAAATACCGCATCACCTTCTTTGCAGCTATCCAATGTTGAAGTCTTGGGTTACTTTGATAGCGACCCAATAATCCAACTGCTAGACATATGTCTGGACGGGTACAAACTTGAGCATACATCAAGCTACCCACTGCAGATGCATAAGGTACACTTTTCATCTGCTCTTGTTCCAATGCATTTTCAGGTGATTGTcctttatgaaatttatcaCCTTTGATTATGGGAGCTACAGAGGCTTTACAATCTTTCATACCGAATCTCTGTAAAACTTTTTCAATGTAGGCCTTTTGAGACAGTCTTAAGACTCTTTGTTTCCTGTCTCTGTGAATCTCTATGCCAATAACATAAGAGgcttcacccatatccttcatttcaaaattttgggaGAGAAATTGTTTAGTCTCATGTAACAATCTCAAATCACTGCTTGCAAGAAGAATATCGTCTACATATAGGACTAAGAAAATGTATTTGCTCCCACTGACTTTAAAGTATATACATTGATCAACAAGATTCTCGATAAAACCGTATGAGATAATAATCTTGTGAAACTTTAAATACCATTGACGGGAagcttgttttagtccataaagAGACTTCTTCAATTTACATACTTTCTGACTGTCGTTACTGAAACCTTCAGGTTGTTTCATGTATACCACTTCATCAAGATCCCCATTAAGAAAAGtcgttttcacatccatttgatgtaactctaaatcaaaatgagctaCTAAAGCCATGATTATCCTCAACGAATCCTTCTTAGAGACCGGAGAGAAGGTTTCATGATAATCAATGCCTTCCTTCTGAGTGAATCCTTTAGCGACAAGTCTAGTCTTATATCGTTCGACATTACCAGAAGAATCTCGTTTGgttttaaaaacccatttgcagCCAACTGTTGCCGCCCCTTCTGGTAATTCGACGAGATCCCAGACTTGGTTCTTATAAATGGATTCTAACTCATTTTTCATGGCATCCAACCAAAATGTAGATTTATCTCCACTCATGGCTTGTGAAAACGTAATTGGGTCTTCCGGAAGTCCAATGTCAAAATCAGACTCAATTAGGTATACAATGTAATCATCAGGAATAGCAGGCCTACGTATTCTTGAGGATCTTCTTAGAGCCATTACTTCATCATTTGGAGATGACTCAATTGGCTCAGACTGTAAATGCGGAATAATTtcagattgaacctcatttacgGGAACATGTTGTACTTGAATTGGTGTCATTACATGATCTTGCGATCTATTTTGCCTTAAGACAACCATTCTTTCTCCAAAAGAAGGCAAAGTAGCATGTTCAGGTGTTTCCTCAAAAGTGACCTCTTGAGGATTCACACTCCCACTAGGTTCAACATCCTCAAGAAATTTTGCATTTTTAGATTCAACAATTCGAGGGCTATTATTAggacaataaaatctatatcctTTGGAGTTATTTGAATACCCAATAAAGAAACCGCTAGTTGTCTTTGGATCTAACTTCTTTATGTTTGGATTATAAATCCTAACTTCAGCAGGACAACCccatatgtgtatatgatttaAACTAGGTTTCTACCCTTTCCACAACTCGAAAGGTGTCTTAGAGACAGATTTGGATGGAACCTTATTCAATATATACACTGCAGTTTTAAGAGTTTCACTCCATAAGGaaaattgcatattagatttacTAATCATGCTCCTTACCATATCCATTAGCGTACGATTCATTCTTtctgcaacaccattttgtgATGGTGTACCAGGCATTGAATATTGGGCAACAATGCCTTCTTCCTGAAGGAAATTTGCAAATGGACCCTTAATTTGTCCATGTTCTGTGTACCTACCATAATATTCCCCTCCTCTATCAGATCTTAcgatcttgattttcttttcactttgattCTCTACTTCTGCTTTATAGGCTTTGAAAACATCTAGTGCTTGAGCCTTCTCATTCAGAAGATAAAGATACATATACCTAGAATAGTCgtcaataaatgagataaaatatctctGACCATTCAGGCAAGGggtagaaaatggtccacatatatctgTGTGTATAATCTCAAGAATACTTGAGCTCCTTCTTGAACCTTTAGAATTATTGATGGTCTGCTTGCCCTTTATGCAGTCCACACAATTCTTGAAGTCAGTAAAATCAAGATCCTGTAGGACCCCTTCTTTTACTAACCGTCTCATCCTCTCTATAGAGATGTGTCCCAATCTCTTATGCCATAATAGAGAAgatttttcattcaaaaggTTTCTCTTAATGCCAACTGAATGCAGAGAGAGATAATTCTCTTCAAAATCGGGATGAATATCTAATTTAAAAAGGTTATCAACTAAAGTTCCAGAACCAACaggaattttattcttaaaaacagtcataacattttcaaaaaggAAACTGTATCCTTTGATAACAAGTTTGgaaacagaaattaaatttctacaaaattctggaatataaaaaacattatttaaatccaaaacatGTCCCGATTTGAGAATCACTCTAAAAACTCcaactgcaacaacttgtgaacGCCCTTTATTTCCGGTGAAAACCCAAAGTTCACTTGTTGTTGGTTTCCTTCTGGTGAGAAAACCCTGCAATGTATTCACAATATGAATTGAAGAACCAGAATCAATCCACCATGAATTTTTAGGAGCATCAATGAAAAAAGATTCATGACACACAAGAGATATAGAGCTACCTTTCTTTTCAAGCCACTCTTTATACTTGATGCAACTCTTCTTTACATGTCCCTCTTTCTTGCAAAAGAAGCAGGTCACCTTTTTGCCATTAGATCCATTGGATTTTGATGGCACATtatgcttccttttcttttgaggtCCACTTTGGCCCTTCTCGGTCTTAACTTTATCATTCACGACCTTATTTGCACTTTCAGGTCGATCATGCTTCATCCTTTCCTCTTCTTGCACACACATGGTCAGAAGATCCGTAACTGACCAGTTTTCCTTATGTGTGTTATAAGAGATCTTGAAAGGTCCATACTCAGATGGCAATGAGTCAAGGATGAAATGGACCAAGAATAGCTCAGATATCTCTATCTTTAAGCCCTTAAGTTGAGAAACAATATCTCTCATTTCTGTAATGTATGCACGCATACCCTTAGAACTGTCGAAAGCTTTAGTAGTGAATTGCCTGATAAGAGTGCTAGCTAAAGCCTTGTCAGAGCGAACAAACTGTTCCTCAATTGCCTGCATTAATTCCTTAATTGTAGCGCAATCACCAATAGAACCTCTAATGCTCTTACTCATGCGAGACTTTATGAGCATTAGACTTAGGCGATTAGATCGCTCCCACCATTGGCGATTTTCAATAACTTCCTGTGCATCCGTATCCGTGGCAGCAGGTGGTTGTTCCACACGGAGTGCATAGTCAAGATCCATATACCCCAAGGTAAATTGAACCGAATCTTTCCAGTCAGAAAAATTAGTACCATCAAGCattggaataaaataaacaccatcAGCTAAAGATTGTGGTACAACAGCtgcaaaaccaagaaaaactttaatgctatgaattCAAGTAAATTTTAACCTTCCTGTGGGAAAAGGTTGCAAAACAGCATAAATTTACTCATCTTTATTTATAAGACAAATTATtccaaatattaacaaataaaactatctACACCTGTAGGCAGAAGATAAATTTAACTGTTAATAccgaaaatcattttcttatactaattaaatcacaaaaattaaatatttcccTGTAGGGATAAATCCTTAaaacctatgatttaattacaatgagattccatttttttttatatgtattcttttaaataataaggatGCTGTGGCATTACcttcattattaaaagaaatacaactggACATCTCCTTAAAAAACTGTAAATTAGCCCAAAGGCCCAACaatatgaattgaacttgaaattGAGCCCACAAAAGATTGAAATCATGACCCGGCTCCTCTCTCACAATATAgattatgacaaaaaaaaaaacattaatcatGCAAAGAACAAAACTAGATTTCAAAAGCCCattaaatgaacaaaaaaaaaatactaataattcaaacacaaaGCTGAAAGgcaaccgctctgataccaaatgtaaGAAAAAGCTGTAATGAATAAAAAGATCTATAGGATCTTTTACCTCCGGCCATTTGTGCTTGATAATTGGAAAACTTCAAATCTACAAAAGAGACTAGAGATTTTGCAGGGAAGGGACTTCTAGTCTTTTGCCTTAGAACTTTTTTGGGTGAGTCTAATGGAAAACACAAGCCCCTTTatataggcaagactagggaccctcatttattactcctacaacctttaggctaccctcattattccatccatcacaaaatagcaagggtcaccactttatttatgaagggcaattacctatgcttgatagatg contains:
- the LOC122309453 gene encoding pathogenesis-related protein 1-like, translating into MMVFRLSLAIVCVVSLAIFHVSLAQNSPQNYLNAHKAARARVGVGPMRWDAKVASYAQNYVNKLKGSCKLVHSGGPYGENLAWGSADLSGTAAVNMWVAEKPKYDYNSNSCVGGECRHYTQVVWRNSVRLGCAKVRCNNGGTIISCNYDPPGNYVNQRPYLRVLQQPLGIFDV
- the LOC122311513 gene encoding basic form of pathogenesis-related protein 1-like produces the protein MGFGKLFQAICFIGFTLVQASLAQNSYRDFLDGQNAARAEVGVAPLTWNHTLQVYAKNYANKRRDCNLEHSNGPYGENIAQGWGTFSAVEAVKMWVDEKQFYDVKSNSCKGGECLHYTQVVWRNTKSIGCARVNCYKDGGIFMTCNYDPIGNYDGERPF
- the LOC122309356 gene encoding zinc finger protein 3-like, whose amino-acid sequence is MASLPLHGANYNINRSLGVQAHSMIQKLTHKSSSVGFWEPQGWSRPLIDQQPAVGNFHIAVGSLLRGSVGRFGLLRMMNGSPARDDEFSGFWSADSAALYRTNQEEMKKLDLSLNL